One window of the Neorickettsia findlayensis genome contains the following:
- a CDS encoding HK97 family phage prohead protease translates to MIEKKVIFDIDTKNLNEEGVFYGYASVFDVVDEQGDIISGGAFDLTKCVPLLWQHRQDQPIGKVLEMQETEKGLYLKGHIIMEVNQGYEAYKLLKAGVLNGLSIGYVPQKYKMDKHTGARIITAVKLMEVSLVTFPANKYARVSSVKSRHDADQLLKARLVRLIETTRNEFA, encoded by the coding sequence GTGATTGAAAAAAAAGTTATTTTCGACATTGATACAAAGAACCTCAACGAAGAAGGTGTTTTTTATGGTTACGCTAGTGTCTTTGATGTAGTTGATGAACAAGGAGATATTATCAGTGGAGGTGCTTTTGACTTGACGAAGTGTGTACCACTTTTGTGGCAGCACAGGCAAGATCAACCTATTGGGAAAGTTCTTGAAATGCAGGAAACTGAGAAAGGACTTTATTTAAAAGGTCACATAATTATGGAGGTAAATCAGGGGTATGAAGCATACAAGTTGCTCAAGGCAGGAGTCCTAAACGGGCTGTCAATTGGATACGTACCACAAAAATATAAGATGGATAAGCATACGGGAGCAAGAATTATAACGGCTGTGAAACTCATGGAGGTAAGCCTTGTGACTTTCCCGGCAAACAAGTATGCAAGGGTAAGCTCTGTGAAAAGTCGACATGACGCGGATCAGTTGCTAAAGGCAAGATTAGTAAGACTAATAGAAACAACAAGAAATGAGTTTGCCTAA
- a CDS encoding RluA family pseudouridine synthase: protein MKSFIVENDCRRLDKYLRSVFGSFPQSALQKALRKKAVKLNDTVVKASTAVLKGDSLTLSANFLQILSSPREIPSYNPNVVDGKFVEFIASRVLYEDENVLAIDKPFGFPVQSGRGITVSIDNAMKSLNPEYRVVHRLDKYTTGVLMFAKTVDAARELWRLFSNRLVKKRYLAIVIGELKEKKGEVDCYINKVLFKGEEVMQCNNISKGEHAITQFHVIKKFKNASLVELFPLTGRKHQIRSQMASIGHPVLNDGKYGRREAFLGCSVNKKLCLHACEIEFEIFGKVIKVTAELPVHFAENLTTM from the coding sequence GTGAAAAGTTTTATTGTCGAAAATGACTGTCGACGATTAGATAAATATCTAAGAAGTGTATTTGGTTCGTTTCCTCAGTCTGCGCTTCAAAAAGCATTGAGAAAGAAAGCAGTCAAGCTTAATGATACTGTGGTTAAAGCTTCTACTGCTGTTTTAAAAGGCGATTCACTGACTCTTAGTGCTAATTTTCTGCAAATTTTATCTTCACCCAGAGAAATACCGAGTTATAACCCAAATGTAGTTGACGGTAAGTTTGTCGAGTTTATTGCGTCACGTGTGTTATACGAGGACGAAAATGTATTAGCCATAGATAAGCCATTTGGATTTCCTGTTCAGTCAGGTCGCGGGATTACAGTAAGCATAGATAATGCAATGAAATCTCTCAATCCTGAATATCGTGTTGTTCATAGGCTTGATAAATATACTACTGGTGTACTTATGTTCGCAAAGACCGTGGATGCAGCTAGAGAGTTATGGCGATTGTTCTCGAATAGGCTCGTCAAAAAAAGGTACCTTGCTATAGTGATCGGGGAGTTGAAAGAAAAAAAAGGTGAAGTTGATTGCTACATAAACAAAGTCCTTTTTAAGGGTGAAGAAGTGATGCAGTGCAACAATATTAGCAAAGGTGAACATGCTATTACACAGTTTCACGTGATCAAGAAATTCAAAAATGCGTCACTAGTGGAACTCTTTCCTTTAACTGGAAGAAAACACCAGATTAGAAGCCAAATGGCAAGTATTGGGCATCCGGTATTAAATGATGGAAAATATGGAAGAAGAGAAGCATTCTTAGGGTGCTCTGTGAATAAGAAACTATGTCTCCATGCATGCGAGATAGAGTTTGAGATTTTTGGAAAAGTTATAAAAGTAACCGCAGAGCTGCCAGTTCATTTTGCCGAAAATCTCACGACAATGTGA
- the trxB gene encoding thioredoxin-disulfide reductase, whose product MRDVLESDVLIIGSGPAGCTAGIYAARASVSVIVVSGNQSGGQLSATTEVENYPGFALPVQGPWLMEQMQQQAANVGCSFVNDHISQIEAPYSSPFILRGESGNQYRARSIIVATGAQAKWLGLESEKKYQGYGVSGCATCDGFFFRDQDVLVVGGGNTAVEEALYLTRHAKKVYLLHRRDRLRADAVLQERLFANAKVELIWNSVLDEVLGCDSPPEVTGVRVRSLIDSTFKEIPISGVFVAIGHAPNTALFSGILEMDFAGYIKTSGSGTSTSVSGIFACGDVQDPIYRQAVTAAGTGCMAAIDAIKFLDCV is encoded by the coding sequence ATGCGTGATGTTCTTGAAAGCGATGTATTAATAATCGGGTCTGGTCCAGCTGGGTGTACGGCTGGAATATATGCGGCACGTGCATCCGTTAGTGTTATTGTCGTCAGCGGAAACCAATCGGGTGGGCAACTTAGCGCCACAACCGAGGTCGAAAATTATCCGGGTTTTGCTTTACCCGTACAAGGGCCTTGGCTCATGGAGCAAATGCAGCAGCAAGCTGCGAATGTTGGGTGCAGTTTTGTTAATGACCACATCTCGCAAATTGAGGCTCCATACAGTTCTCCATTTATTCTTCGTGGGGAGAGCGGAAATCAATATCGTGCTAGAAGTATTATAGTCGCGACTGGTGCGCAGGCTAAGTGGCTGGGTCTTGAAAGCGAAAAGAAATACCAGGGTTATGGTGTTTCTGGCTGTGCGACGTGTGATGGCTTTTTTTTTCGCGATCAGGACGTACTTGTTGTTGGTGGTGGAAATACCGCTGTAGAAGAGGCACTCTATCTTACAAGGCATGCTAAAAAGGTTTACCTACTTCACCGTAGGGACCGTCTTAGAGCAGATGCTGTTCTCCAGGAGCGCCTTTTTGCAAATGCGAAGGTAGAGTTAATTTGGAATTCTGTTCTTGATGAGGTCCTTGGATGCGATTCGCCACCTGAGGTAACGGGTGTGCGCGTCCGCTCATTGATAGATAGTACTTTTAAGGAGATACCTATTTCTGGAGTATTTGTTGCCATTGGTCATGCACCAAACACCGCACTGTTCAGTGGTATTCTAGAGATGGATTTTGCTGGGTACATAAAGACGTCCGGTTCAGGTACTTCGACTAGTGTGTCCGGCATTTTTGCATGCGGCGATGTTCAGGACCCCATCTACAGACAAGCTGTTACCGCAGCTGGCACCGGTTGTATGGCTGCCATTGATGCCATAAAGTTTCTCGACTGCGTATAG
- a CDS encoding peroxiredoxin, with protein sequence MSTLVGKKAFDFTAKAVLKNGSFCDDFNLQRELSGQYGVLFFYPLDFTFVCPTEIIAFSNRIPAFIERNAVVIGVSVDSHFSHFAWRSLPVKDGGIGSIGYTLVSDITKSISRDYQVLLDDAVALRGTFIIDPNFIIRVAHVNDLNVGRNVDEVLRTLDALKYSDENGEVCPAGWSKGKEAIKATHESVSDYLASNRDEL encoded by the coding sequence ATGTCTACTTTAGTTGGTAAGAAAGCATTTGATTTCACAGCAAAAGCTGTACTCAAGAATGGTTCCTTTTGTGATGATTTCAATCTTCAGCGTGAATTGTCTGGTCAGTATGGGGTGCTATTCTTTTATCCATTGGATTTCACTTTTGTCTGTCCAACGGAGATTATTGCCTTCAGTAATAGGATTCCTGCGTTTATCGAGAGAAACGCGGTTGTCATAGGTGTTAGTGTTGATTCTCATTTTTCGCACTTTGCATGGCGCAGCCTGCCTGTAAAAGACGGGGGAATAGGGAGTATTGGTTACACTCTGGTTTCAGACATAACTAAGTCTATTTCACGTGACTACCAGGTTTTGCTAGACGATGCAGTTGCTCTTCGTGGTACGTTTATTATAGATCCAAATTTTATTATCAGAGTTGCTCATGTTAATGATCTGAACGTAGGGCGGAACGTAGATGAGGTTCTTCGTACTTTGGATGCGCTCAAGTATAGTGACGAAAATGGTGAGGTCTGTCCGGCGGGTTGGAGCAAGGGCAAGGAAGCGATAAAAGCGACGCATGAGAGTGTTTCTGATTATCTGGCTTCCAATAGGGATGAGCTTTGA
- the ndk gene encoding nucleoside-diphosphate kinase, with the protein MKKTLSILKPDVISRNIIGEVNARIEAAGLQIIAMKQLHLTRAQAEAFYVIHRARPFFDDLVNFMTSAPVVVQVLSGDDAVNRYRELMGETDPKKAAKGTIRGDFAESIDANCVHGSDSEENAEAEIAFFFSRCEIFER; encoded by the coding sequence ATGAAAAAAACTTTGTCCATTCTCAAGCCAGACGTTATTTCCAGGAATATAATAGGTGAGGTTAATGCCCGTATTGAGGCTGCGGGTCTACAGATCATTGCGATGAAGCAACTTCATCTGACGCGTGCGCAGGCCGAAGCTTTTTATGTGATCCATAGGGCTAGGCCTTTTTTCGACGACCTGGTTAACTTTATGACATCTGCTCCTGTTGTGGTTCAAGTATTATCTGGAGATGATGCAGTTAATCGCTATAGAGAGCTTATGGGCGAGACAGATCCAAAGAAGGCTGCTAAGGGAACGATTCGTGGTGACTTTGCTGAGAGTATAGATGCAAACTGCGTTCATGGCTCGGACAGTGAGGAGAATGCTGAAGCTGAAATTGCATTCTTTTTTAGTCGGTGCGAGATCTTCGAAAGGTGA
- the murJ gene encoding murein biosynthesis integral membrane protein MurJ has protein sequence MRKYFSIPGIVIFLSKALHLIRDMLIAVVLGTSLFADAFFGISKILSLTTSLFANGVFSAVFSPIFSQLLKEDRNSALQFSHEIQLILAFMGAVLFIAVEIFTEKVLFCLMPGMLSSSVRDSFITTAKIAFPLILFIPLTSLYYSMLCARRNFTFVTPHTLITNTILISVILFTGNNNVLLLPNMGCAIALSGMIQMLIFLYQLEKSDLIPVLKQFSLSKNVRNFFKCFIPSALASEAHQINALVSIFFASKIPQAISSLCYAEGIIQLFFILTNTSLQKITHSSIVRTQNIKELLEIQNKTFKTRITTCILVTIILVFMAEHITTSLFLLRGKFDIQSAKYTTHLLQILACAIPAHLLNKIFLEPFLALNKLRAPMSFIIASVVLNTIMNILLVPYYSYIGIGIALCTSTWLNTLLIVVYLKKKQIFILREKIPYLLTTIFLPASITIFFIQICEAFIESHPGISTIYPLRLASLAIVCTSSIFIYYFSLSRLKKIACKGK, from the coding sequence ATGAGAAAATATTTTTCAATTCCAGGTATCGTAATTTTCCTATCGAAGGCCTTGCACTTGATTAGGGATATGCTAATCGCGGTAGTCTTGGGAACTTCACTTTTTGCAGATGCTTTCTTTGGAATATCAAAAATCCTAAGTCTAACAACCTCTCTATTTGCAAATGGTGTTTTCTCTGCAGTTTTTTCTCCGATCTTTTCGCAGCTCTTGAAAGAGGATCGTAATTCAGCATTGCAATTTTCACATGAAATTCAACTGATACTTGCTTTCATGGGAGCTGTTCTATTTATAGCTGTAGAGATATTTACAGAGAAAGTTTTGTTTTGTCTGATGCCAGGAATGCTTTCTTCTTCCGTAAGAGATTCCTTTATTACAACTGCGAAAATTGCCTTTCCACTGATTCTTTTTATCCCGCTTACATCACTTTACTACTCAATGCTATGTGCACGAAGAAATTTTACCTTCGTAACCCCACACACGCTTATAACGAATACCATCTTAATTTCAGTAATCCTTTTTACAGGGAACAATAATGTCCTTCTCTTACCTAATATGGGCTGTGCTATCGCGTTATCTGGGATGATACAGATGCTTATCTTTTTATATCAACTTGAAAAAAGTGATCTCATCCCCGTTCTTAAACAATTTTCACTCAGTAAGAATGTAAGGAACTTTTTCAAATGCTTTATCCCCTCAGCACTTGCATCAGAAGCACATCAAATAAATGCTTTAGTTAGCATTTTTTTTGCCAGCAAGATTCCACAAGCAATCTCCTCGCTATGTTACGCAGAGGGAATAATTCAGCTGTTTTTCATTCTCACCAATACATCACTTCAGAAAATAACTCACTCTTCAATTGTACGTACACAAAATATCAAGGAACTACTAGAAATACAGAATAAAACCTTTAAAACGAGGATTACCACATGCATCCTCGTGACAATCATATTAGTTTTCATGGCAGAGCATATCACTACATCATTGTTTTTACTTAGAGGAAAATTTGACATTCAATCTGCAAAATACACGACGCATCTGTTACAGATACTTGCTTGTGCCATTCCGGCACATCTTTTGAATAAAATCTTCTTAGAACCGTTTCTTGCTCTTAATAAACTAAGAGCTCCAATGAGCTTTATAATTGCTTCAGTGGTCTTAAACACCATTATGAACATACTCCTAGTACCATACTATTCGTATATCGGAATAGGAATAGCCTTGTGTACCTCAACATGGCTAAATACGCTTTTAATCGTCGTTTACTTAAAGAAAAAGCAAATATTCATCCTGAGAGAGAAAATTCCATATTTACTGACTACGATTTTTCTTCCGGCTTCCATAACAATTTTCTTCATACAGATTTGCGAAGCATTCATAGAGAGCCATCCGGGCATATCAACAATCTATCCGCTAAGGCTGGCTTCTTTAGCAATCGTCTGTACATCAAGCATATTCATCTACTATTTTTCGCTTTCGCGGCTTAAAAAAATTGCATGCAAAGGAAAGTGA
- a CDS encoding proton-conducting transporter membrane subunit, protein MSESCFLWVAVLAHLFAFLLYSTAGRHKPVFYYTISTLTAILSFIAAAVLAIKGKPLIIEVFQITRHVGIAFGLDKITLMFALLCSLLSIPATIYAISYMYAIKGKRKARFFARIHLSLAITMLLAFSGNLLTMFIFYELLTLATYTLVNHDNTENSFRAARIYLAYLVLPSVGLLLPAILITYKITGSFTFDESLHISIVGLPRLALFLMFAYGTAKTAIFPLHGWLPKAMIAPTPVSALLHAVAVVKAGIFCMLKVAKYVFTISDPANVILMTPITCIYAFTIIFASVVALKKHSLKEILAYSTVSQLSYIGITLSIFTENAFNYAILYMVLHAFAKITLFFTAGAMYARTGKTSSKQLHGIGREMPVAMSSFSIGALTMIGLPPTATLLCKADILSEALAQCNYILIVTLVISTALNCGYFLPIIFNAFFCEPIVAPATGNTMTRQKLDPLALSYFFTGSICVVLFIYKFF, encoded by the coding sequence ATGAGCGAATCGTGTTTTTTATGGGTTGCTGTGCTGGCACACTTGTTCGCATTTTTGCTATATTCCACAGCAGGACGCCACAAGCCCGTTTTTTATTATACAATTAGCACCCTCACCGCGATACTAAGTTTTATTGCTGCAGCAGTGCTAGCAATAAAAGGTAAGCCACTTATTATTGAAGTATTTCAAATCACACGTCACGTAGGAATCGCCTTCGGGTTGGACAAAATTACACTGATGTTTGCCCTGTTATGCTCGCTACTCAGCATACCAGCGACAATATACGCAATCAGTTATATGTATGCAATCAAAGGGAAAAGAAAGGCTAGATTTTTCGCGCGGATTCACCTTTCACTTGCCATTACTATGCTTTTAGCATTCTCAGGAAACTTGCTGACAATGTTTATTTTCTATGAGCTACTTACCCTCGCGACCTACACACTTGTAAATCATGACAACACAGAAAATAGCTTCAGAGCTGCACGAATCTACCTAGCTTATTTAGTTCTTCCATCAGTCGGATTACTACTACCTGCAATTCTTATCACATACAAAATTACCGGCAGCTTCACCTTTGATGAAAGCTTACATATCAGCATTGTTGGACTCCCGAGGTTAGCATTATTCTTGATGTTCGCATACGGAACAGCAAAAACTGCCATCTTTCCTTTACATGGTTGGTTACCAAAAGCAATGATTGCACCAACTCCTGTAAGTGCGCTGTTACACGCCGTTGCAGTTGTCAAAGCTGGAATATTTTGCATGCTGAAGGTGGCGAAATACGTTTTTACAATATCCGACCCGGCAAATGTGATTCTCATGACACCAATAACTTGTATTTATGCCTTTACAATTATCTTCGCATCTGTCGTTGCACTGAAAAAACACTCCCTGAAGGAGATCTTAGCTTATTCGACTGTTAGTCAACTCTCGTATATTGGAATTACTTTAAGTATATTCACTGAAAACGCATTCAATTATGCAATTTTATATATGGTTCTACATGCCTTTGCAAAAATAACCCTTTTTTTTACTGCAGGAGCTATGTACGCAAGAACCGGGAAGACAAGCTCAAAACAACTTCATGGAATAGGAAGAGAGATGCCTGTGGCGATGTCCTCCTTTTCAATAGGAGCATTGACAATGATAGGACTCCCACCTACTGCAACCCTTTTATGCAAGGCCGACATTTTATCAGAGGCGTTGGCACAATGTAACTACATACTCATTGTCACCTTAGTTATCAGCACTGCACTTAATTGCGGATACTTTCTACCGATTATCTTCAATGCATTTTTCTGTGAACCTATAGTGGCCCCTGCTACGGGGAATACTATGACTAGACAGAAATTGGATCCGCTTGCCCTGTCATATTTTTTTACTGGAAGTATCTGTGTCGTTCTTTTTATATACAAATTTTTTTAA